The Treponema primitia ZAS-1 genome window below encodes:
- the rplU gene encoding 50S ribosomal protein L21: MYALVEFKGKQYKAEKGAILKVDKIDAEPGSAVDIDSVLLVANGASEVTVGAPYVKGVKVSAVVESHGKDPKIIVFKYMPKKDYRRKQGHRQQYSIIKIEDIIGA; this comes from the coding sequence ATGTACGCTTTGGTTGAATTTAAGGGAAAACAGTACAAGGCCGAGAAAGGGGCCATATTAAAGGTTGACAAGATCGACGCCGAACCCGGTTCCGCAGTGGATATCGATTCGGTGCTTTTGGTTGCCAATGGAGCTTCAGAAGTGACCGTGGGGGCGCCCTATGTAAAGGGCGTCAAGGTGTCCGCGGTGGTGGAAAGCCATGGAAAGGACCCTAAAATTATCGTTTTTAAGTATATGCCTAAGAAGGATTACCGGCGTAAGCAGGGGCACCGTCAGCAGTATTCTATCATCAAGATTGAGGATATTATCGGGGCCTAG